A section of the Gloeobacter violaceus PCC 7421 genome encodes:
- a CDS encoding acyl carrier protein, which translates to MNAPPYSLAAKELANAEALQELIISLLVESLEEEQIDPEDIDLRQPLGSYGLSSVQALVLLGKLEKQVGFALSPTVLWNYPTIQALAGWLVEEIEAAAHRQEI; encoded by the coding sequence ATGAACGCTCCACCGTATTCATTGGCTGCAAAAGAGCTGGCAAACGCGGAAGCATTGCAGGAGTTAATTATCTCCTTGCTCGTCGAAAGTCTCGAAGAAGAGCAAATCGATCCTGAGGACATTGACCTTCGGCAACCGCTCGGCAGTTACGGTTTAAGTTCTGTGCAGGCTCTGGTGCTTCTGGGCAAATTGGAAAAGCAGGTAGGCTTTGCACTTTCGCCGACGGTGCTGTGGAATTATCCGACGATCCAAGCCCTGGCCGGATGGCTTGTGGAGGAGATCGAGGCGGCGGCTCACCGGCAGGAGATTTAG
- a CDS encoding type I polyketide synthase has translation MESIAIIGIACLFPGANDPAQFWRNLLDGRCEPGDCATGLSVDFAFDPSGYRLDPAFLEGLDRLFQWSLAVAKGALGDSGNFNGEALLKRCGVVLGQSCLPTLCSSELFAPLYRETSALRLEQADTASLPSMANALVAGYPAAVICRALGLEGGHLTVDAASASSVYAVELACEHLRARKADLMLAGAVHAAQPQLVRAAFAALKALPADGASRPLDRASQGLRPAQGAAMVALKRYSDALADGDRIYAVVRGTGLANDGQGRHLFNPSPRGQLLTFECAYEQAQVDPRSIGYIECHASGTPLGDRTELDSLERFFGRYHSAPLIGTVKSNVGHLLPAAGLAGLLKTVLSLHAGVIPPTVGVSDPLRSKDGLFGARALVRTTVAHPGRLAALNAFGFGGANAHLILEQPEGHRCEAALAPGASQPAEKLALVGMDAHFGGACGLEAFGQTLYEGAQHWVPLPAERWHKLESEPGLLGRYGFEADASALRGAFLERFEVDLWHLRIPPHEADRLDAQQILMVQVAERALAQAGLARGGKVAVIVVAGANLSQGHQWLSSGRLHEQTHPTRVEPAADQLQPHGVLGLMGNLAASRIAALWDFTGPAFVLPAQGAAASFRALELAQMLIASGQAEAALVGAVDLAGGIENVLARHHCEPLNQGAATFGYDRDADGWMVGEGAAAVVLMPTAAAQLQKKPIWALLDAVGFGQTNASQPAAAAIEQAARCTLAAAGIAADGIGFVEVAGGGSATHDPAEIAGLHAVYRRAESATVALGSATANIGHPQAAAGMASLVRTALCLHDRYLPAIPGWSGPKASHCWQESPFFVPSRAQPWLSAGQGRIAAISALDHDGGYAHAVLSEAPRRVEPPQAADPPFRPHLLVVAAADRADLQTQLEQLEARLAENQALEVLVRRCHAACRSRPDLPYALAIVGHDREEVTGQLRRAYKGIAAAFEQGKTWKTPVGSYFTAEPLGRQTRVAFVYPGAFNTYPGLGQDLLYRFPRCHRRLDELTEDAALLTREKLLYPRSLNTLSARERIAHEERLLADPVAMIDSGLAFAALYTSILQREFGVQPQAAFGYSLGETSMLSALGVWAGCDALCKPLRTSPLFTRCLAGPKLAAREHWAIAPEQAASDLWSNFVLLAPAGAVEQALTEHERVYLTHINTPGEVVIAGDSAQCQRLIERLGCGAVRAPFDGVLHCEAVRSRSEEIARLTTVAIQGKPDLAFYSTAGYAPIDLEAQSIATALTANLCRRVDFPRLVERVYEDGHRCFIEVGPSGGCARWIAAILGDRPHLSLQIDQRGVSEQVSIVRLLAALVSHRVPVDLTTLERGAAGGAAAQTTLSRTIVLGGDRLEPPPPGATVQVPLPPATGGPPLVQTATASRAHSSFLEQRAASLRQWGEILQLQLAAAQQVLDAPVQATEHSSGSR, from the coding sequence ATGGAAAGCATAGCCATCATCGGGATAGCCTGTCTGTTTCCCGGTGCAAACGATCCGGCCCAGTTCTGGCGGAATTTGCTCGATGGGCGGTGTGAGCCGGGCGACTGCGCTACCGGGTTGTCGGTCGATTTTGCTTTTGATCCGAGCGGTTACCGATTGGACCCCGCCTTTTTGGAGGGATTGGACCGGCTGTTTCAGTGGTCGCTGGCGGTGGCCAAAGGGGCTCTGGGCGACAGCGGCAACTTCAACGGCGAAGCGCTTCTCAAACGCTGCGGCGTGGTGCTCGGCCAATCCTGCCTGCCGACGCTGTGCTCGAGCGAACTGTTCGCTCCTCTGTACCGCGAGACCTCTGCGCTCCGGCTGGAGCAGGCGGATACAGCCTCGCTGCCGTCGATGGCCAACGCTTTGGTGGCAGGCTATCCGGCCGCGGTGATCTGCCGGGCGCTCGGGCTGGAAGGAGGGCACCTCACCGTCGATGCCGCCTCCGCCTCATCGGTGTACGCCGTCGAGCTCGCCTGCGAGCATCTGCGCGCCCGCAAAGCGGATTTGATGCTGGCCGGTGCCGTGCACGCCGCGCAGCCGCAGCTGGTCCGAGCCGCTTTTGCGGCGCTCAAGGCCCTGCCTGCCGACGGTGCCAGCCGACCGCTCGACCGCGCATCGCAGGGGTTGCGACCGGCGCAAGGGGCGGCAATGGTAGCCCTCAAGCGCTACAGTGATGCGCTGGCCGACGGGGATCGCATTTATGCCGTGGTGCGCGGTACGGGGCTCGCGAACGACGGCCAGGGCCGACACCTGTTCAATCCGAGTCCGCGCGGTCAGCTGCTCACTTTTGAGTGCGCCTACGAACAGGCGCAGGTGGATCCGCGCTCGATCGGCTACATCGAATGCCACGCCTCCGGAACGCCCCTGGGCGATCGGACCGAACTCGATTCGCTGGAGCGTTTTTTTGGGCGCTACCACAGCGCACCGCTCATCGGCACCGTCAAGTCCAACGTCGGTCATCTGTTACCGGCCGCCGGACTCGCCGGACTGCTCAAGACGGTTTTGAGCCTGCACGCGGGAGTGATCCCCCCGACTGTGGGAGTCAGCGATCCGCTGCGCTCTAAAGACGGTCTGTTCGGCGCCAGGGCGTTGGTGCGGACCACCGTTGCCCATCCCGGCCGTCTGGCCGCGCTCAACGCCTTTGGTTTCGGCGGCGCCAACGCCCACCTCATCCTGGAGCAGCCGGAAGGCCATCGTTGCGAGGCGGCCCTGGCACCCGGTGCCTCCCAGCCGGCTGAAAAGCTCGCGCTCGTCGGTATGGACGCCCACTTCGGGGGAGCGTGCGGTCTGGAAGCTTTTGGCCAGACCCTTTACGAGGGCGCTCAACACTGGGTACCTCTACCTGCTGAGCGCTGGCACAAGCTTGAATCTGAGCCCGGACTTCTGGGGCGGTACGGCTTTGAAGCTGACGCTTCGGCGCTCAGGGGAGCCTTTCTGGAGCGCTTCGAGGTCGATTTGTGGCATCTGCGCATCCCGCCGCACGAAGCAGACCGGCTCGATGCTCAGCAAATCCTGATGGTGCAGGTGGCTGAGCGGGCGCTCGCGCAGGCGGGGCTCGCCAGAGGCGGCAAGGTGGCGGTCATCGTCGTTGCCGGGGCCAATCTGTCCCAGGGCCACCAGTGGCTCAGTTCGGGGCGCTTGCACGAACAGACCCACCCCACCCGGGTCGAACCGGCGGCCGACCAACTGCAGCCGCACGGGGTGTTGGGGCTGATGGGCAACCTGGCCGCGAGCCGCATCGCCGCGCTGTGGGATTTTACCGGACCGGCTTTTGTGCTTCCGGCCCAGGGTGCCGCCGCCTCCTTCAGAGCCCTCGAACTCGCCCAGATGCTGATCGCTTCCGGGCAGGCGGAGGCGGCGCTCGTCGGAGCAGTCGATCTTGCAGGCGGGATCGAAAACGTCCTGGCCCGCCACCACTGCGAGCCCCTGAACCAGGGAGCTGCGACTTTTGGTTACGACCGCGATGCCGACGGTTGGATGGTAGGCGAAGGGGCCGCCGCAGTGGTGCTGATGCCGACTGCCGCAGCCCAGCTTCAAAAAAAGCCTATCTGGGCGCTCCTCGACGCCGTCGGCTTTGGCCAGACCAACGCCTCGCAACCAGCCGCCGCGGCGATCGAGCAGGCCGCCCGCTGCACCCTGGCTGCAGCGGGGATCGCTGCTGATGGCATCGGGTTTGTGGAGGTCGCAGGGGGCGGCAGTGCCACGCACGATCCGGCCGAAATCGCGGGGCTGCATGCGGTCTATCGCCGGGCAGAATCGGCGACGGTGGCCCTGGGCAGCGCCACCGCCAACATCGGCCACCCCCAGGCCGCCGCCGGCATGGCGAGCCTGGTGCGCACAGCCCTGTGCCTGCACGACCGCTATTTGCCTGCGATCCCCGGTTGGTCCGGACCGAAAGCGTCGCACTGCTGGCAGGAAAGCCCATTTTTTGTTCCGTCCAGAGCGCAGCCGTGGCTGTCGGCCGGCCAGGGGCGGATCGCGGCCATCAGCGCCCTCGACCACGACGGCGGCTACGCCCACGCCGTTCTCTCAGAAGCGCCCCGGCGCGTCGAGCCCCCCCAAGCAGCAGACCCGCCCTTTCGACCGCATCTGCTGGTGGTCGCCGCGGCCGACCGCGCCGATCTGCAGACGCAGCTGGAGCAACTGGAAGCCCGGCTCGCCGAAAATCAAGCCCTCGAAGTCCTGGTCCGGCGCTGCCACGCAGCCTGCCGCAGCCGCCCTGATCTGCCCTACGCTCTCGCTATCGTCGGCCACGACCGCGAGGAAGTGACAGGCCAGCTGCGCCGGGCCTACAAAGGCATCGCCGCGGCCTTTGAGCAGGGCAAGACCTGGAAGACCCCCGTGGGCAGCTATTTCACCGCCGAGCCGCTCGGGCGGCAAACCCGGGTCGCCTTCGTCTACCCCGGCGCGTTCAATACTTACCCCGGCCTCGGGCAGGATCTGCTGTACCGCTTTCCCCGCTGCCACCGGCGCCTCGATGAACTGACCGAAGATGCCGCTCTGTTGACGCGCGAAAAGCTCCTCTATCCAAGGAGCCTGAATACCCTGTCCGCCAGAGAGCGGATCGCCCACGAAGAACGCCTGCTGGCCGATCCAGTGGCGATGATCGACTCCGGGCTCGCTTTCGCAGCGCTGTACACCAGCATCTTGCAGCGCGAATTCGGAGTGCAACCCCAGGCAGCCTTCGGCTACAGCCTTGGGGAGACGAGCATGCTGAGCGCCCTCGGGGTCTGGGCGGGCTGCGACGCGCTGTGCAAGCCCCTGCGCACCTCGCCGTTGTTCACCCGCTGCCTGGCCGGGCCGAAGCTGGCGGCGCGCGAACACTGGGCCATCGCCCCCGAGCAAGCAGCCTCAGACTTGTGGAGCAACTTCGTGCTGCTCGCCCCGGCGGGGGCCGTCGAGCAAGCCCTGACGGAGCACGAGCGCGTCTACCTGACCCACATCAACACCCCCGGCGAGGTGGTGATCGCCGGGGATAGCGCCCAGTGCCAACGCCTGATCGAGCGCCTGGGCTGCGGTGCGGTGCGCGCGCCCTTCGACGGCGTGCTGCACTGCGAGGCGGTGCGCTCCCGCTCTGAGGAAATCGCGCGCTTGACCACCGTGGCGATCCAGGGGAAGCCGGACCTGGCGTTCTACTCGACGGCCGGGTACGCCCCGATCGATCTGGAGGCGCAGTCCATCGCCACGGCCCTGACGGCCAATCTGTGCCGGCGCGTCGATTTTCCGCGCCTGGTCGAACGGGTGTACGAGGATGGTCACCGGTGCTTTATCGAGGTCGGGCCGAGCGGCGGTTGTGCCCGCTGGATTGCCGCCATTCTCGGAGATCGCCCGCACCTCAGCCTCCAGATCGACCAGCGCGGCGTCAGCGAGCAGGTTTCGATTGTGCGCCTACTGGCAGCCCTGGTGAGTCATCGGGTGCCGGTGGATCTGACGACTTTGGAGCGGGGCGCTGCGGGCGGCGCCGCGGCCCAAACAACACTCTCCAGAACGATAGTCCTGGGTGGCGACCGACTTGAGCCGCCGCCGCCCGGCGCGACCGTTCAAGTGCCGCTCCCCCCGGCGACGGGGGGACCCCCCCTGGTGCAGACGGCTACAGCCAGCCGGGCGCACAGCAGTTTTCTCGAACAGCGGGCCGCGTCGCTCAGGCAATGGGGCGAAATTCTCCAGCTGCAGCTTGCCGCCGCTCAGCAGGTGCTCGACGCACCCGTCCAGGCCACGGAGCACTCGTCAGGGAGCCGATAA
- a CDS encoding SDR family NAD(P)-dependent oxidoreductase: MADRLEYALPEDATCLLSEDGSQLTPRLAAALSARGWRVVVLAWAEAAGPALPAGIERVVVPAPGDRDIQAVLAAIRSRCGTVRAFVHLHPPLPIVERSTIAFLPSEAALIEGVFYLAKHLKSALEEAARSARSCFVTVARLDGRLGVEHSRPCSALAGGLFGLSKSLHKEWPNVYCRAVDLCPDLAVDAAVECLLAELDDPDRRLVEVGQTGEQRTTLTCAPEEEGGEPAVAPVAPLGSHSVLLVSGGARGITAQCVVHLAKLYRCRFVLLGRSAIDGPEPPWAADGHGEQQLQERLVAHLAARADKPEPRKIRRDLDALLARREVVATLEAVERAGGKAFYYSVDVSDPLALEAVIRSATAQAGPITGLIHGAGNIADKRIEHKTEQDFRRVYGAKVAGLANLLRWVPAGQLEQLILFSSVVGFFGNIGQSDYAIANEILNKVAHAVKYHHPDCHVTAIDWGAWDGGMVTPELIRAYRQQNLPLPRIAIETGVGLLAGQLLPKRREQVQVVIGEPLAPAAPQAPLCEQRHWRIARRMSLAGNPFVRDHRIGEHPVLPSMCAAGWMVDGCEQLFAGYRCLQLQDFRVLKGIVFDGGEPETLYLEIAEPGQRQSGRIELDTLIWSQAGPGPARRHFSGRAILLAELPSSTQSHRSDCAREGSFAVAPLYEDGTLFHGPSFRGLEAVLSLDARRVEVRCRVLPPDAACQGQFPARAFNPYILDQLLQAALVFVQHHHRQGCLPARVECIEQFRSPAFGEVFTIDFECTAHSEAGVVGEAAAYDAGGRLCVRMQGMHLTMGPQLKSLFARSGRARWKA, from the coding sequence ATGGCCGACCGATTGGAGTACGCCTTGCCCGAAGATGCGACGTGCCTGCTGAGCGAAGACGGTTCGCAGCTGACGCCCCGGCTGGCTGCGGCCCTCAGCGCCCGCGGCTGGCGGGTGGTCGTGCTCGCCTGGGCGGAAGCGGCCGGACCGGCTTTGCCCGCCGGGATCGAGCGGGTGGTGGTGCCCGCCCCGGGCGATCGCGACATTCAAGCGGTCCTCGCAGCGATCCGCTCGCGCTGCGGCACGGTGCGCGCCTTTGTGCACCTGCACCCGCCGCTGCCGATTGTCGAGCGGAGTACCATCGCGTTTTTGCCGTCTGAGGCCGCTTTGATTGAGGGCGTTTTTTATCTGGCCAAACACCTGAAAAGCGCGCTGGAGGAAGCGGCCCGCAGCGCCCGCAGCTGTTTTGTGACGGTCGCGCGCCTGGACGGCCGGTTGGGCGTAGAGCACAGCCGTCCCTGCAGTGCCCTTGCCGGCGGTCTGTTCGGGTTGAGCAAAAGTCTGCACAAAGAATGGCCGAACGTTTACTGCCGGGCGGTGGATCTCTGCCCGGATTTGGCCGTGGACGCCGCTGTGGAATGTCTGCTGGCGGAGCTGGACGACCCGGACCGGCGGCTTGTAGAAGTGGGACAGACCGGCGAGCAGCGCACAACCCTCACTTGCGCGCCGGAGGAGGAGGGGGGCGAGCCGGCCGTCGCGCCGGTCGCCCCCCTCGGTTCGCACTCCGTCTTGCTGGTGAGCGGCGGTGCCAGGGGAATCACTGCCCAATGCGTGGTGCACCTGGCCAAGCTCTACCGCTGCCGGTTCGTGTTACTTGGGCGCTCGGCTATCGACGGACCCGAACCGCCGTGGGCAGCCGATGGCCACGGCGAACAGCAACTGCAGGAGCGGTTGGTGGCCCACCTCGCCGCGCGGGCAGACAAGCCCGAACCGCGCAAAATTCGCCGCGACCTCGACGCCTTGCTGGCGCGGCGCGAGGTGGTGGCCACCCTGGAGGCGGTTGAGCGGGCGGGTGGAAAGGCCTTCTACTACAGCGTCGATGTGAGCGATCCGCTCGCCCTCGAAGCGGTCATCCGCTCGGCCACCGCCCAGGCTGGGCCGATCACCGGCCTCATCCACGGGGCCGGGAACATCGCAGACAAGCGCATCGAGCACAAAACCGAGCAAGATTTTCGACGGGTTTACGGCGCCAAGGTGGCCGGTTTGGCGAACCTGCTGCGGTGGGTGCCGGCCGGGCAGCTCGAACAGCTCATCTTGTTTTCTTCGGTGGTCGGGTTTTTTGGCAACATTGGTCAAAGCGACTACGCCATCGCCAACGAAATCCTCAACAAAGTCGCCCACGCGGTGAAGTACCATCACCCCGATTGCCACGTGACGGCAATCGACTGGGGGGCCTGGGACGGGGGTATGGTCACCCCGGAACTGATCCGCGCCTACCGGCAGCAAAATTTGCCGCTGCCGCGCATTGCGATCGAGACCGGCGTCGGGTTGCTTGCCGGGCAACTTCTACCCAAACGCCGCGAGCAGGTGCAGGTGGTGATCGGTGAGCCGCTCGCCCCCGCCGCGCCGCAGGCACCGCTCTGCGAGCAACGCCACTGGCGGATTGCCCGCCGAATGAGCCTGGCCGGCAACCCGTTCGTCCGCGACCATAGAATCGGCGAGCACCCCGTGCTGCCCTCGATGTGCGCAGCGGGCTGGATGGTCGATGGGTGCGAGCAACTGTTCGCCGGCTACCGCTGCTTGCAATTGCAAGATTTTCGAGTGCTCAAGGGGATCGTCTTCGATGGCGGCGAACCGGAAACGCTGTATCTGGAGATCGCGGAGCCTGGCCAGAGGCAATCGGGCCGCATAGAACTCGACACGCTGATCTGGAGCCAGGCCGGGCCGGGACCGGCTCGCCGCCATTTCAGCGGCCGGGCGATCCTGCTTGCCGAGTTGCCCTCCTCTACCCAGTCGCACCGTTCGGACTGTGCCCGAGAAGGCTCCTTTGCCGTGGCGCCGCTGTACGAAGATGGGACGCTCTTTCACGGCCCGAGCTTCCGGGGGCTTGAAGCGGTTTTGAGCCTCGATGCCCGCCGGGTGGAGGTCCGCTGTCGGGTGTTGCCGCCGGACGCGGCTTGCCAGGGCCAATTTCCCGCCCGTGCGTTCAATCCCTATATTCTGGACCAGTTGCTGCAAGCGGCCCTCGTCTTCGTCCAGCACCACCACCGGCAGGGATGCTTGCCCGCTCGGGTGGAGTGCATCGAACAGTTTCGCAGCCCGGCTTTTGGCGAAGTGTTCACGATCGATTTCGAGTGCACCGCCCACTCCGAGGCGGGCGTCGTCGGCGAGGCGGCCGCCTACGACGCCGGCGGCCGCCTGTGCGTCCGGATGCAGGGAATGCACCTGACGATGGGTCCGCAACTGAAGTCCCTGTTTGCCCGATCCGGGAGGGCGCGATGGAAAGCATAG
- a CDS encoding PfaD family polyunsaturated fatty acid/polyketide biosynthesis protein, with amino-acid sequence MPISTTVCDTDVRHAGSAPKTGQVWSGPADAVAFDEPGIRSILRDSDVPCYAVRQQGRIGLARGGSWLRAADEADLPEVLAFVPAMSLHSLGDPAFLAAHRVRCAYMTGAMANAIASEELVIAVGRAGMLGSFGAAGLVPDRIAAAIGRIQAALPEGPYAFNLIHSPSEPALEAGAVRVYLEGGVRTVEASAYIDLTAQIVHYRAAGLGLDPAGCITIANRVIAKVSRREVAGRFLQPAPEALLRQLVEAGRISPLQATLAGKVPMADDITVEADSGGHTDNRALVCLLPSILAQRDEIQAQQRFAQPTRIGAAGGIGTPQAVLAAFVMGAAYVVTGSVNQACVEAGTSAHTRALLARAETTDVTMAPAADMFEVGVRLQVLKRETLFAMRAQKLYELYKTYGALEEIPAAEIQKLESQIFKKSLEQIWQETIAYFSHRDPQQIEKAEGNPRRKMALIFRWYLGLSSRWSNLGEKGREMDYQIWCGPAMGAFNDWVKGTYLGVPENRTVVDVAGQLMLGAAFLYRVQHLRSQGLQLPPAYCRYFPTR; translated from the coding sequence ATGCCGATCTCTACAACGGTTTGTGACACCGATGTGCGCCATGCAGGCAGCGCGCCGAAGACCGGGCAGGTCTGGAGCGGTCCTGCCGATGCGGTTGCCTTCGATGAACCCGGTATCCGCTCGATTTTGCGCGATAGCGACGTGCCCTGTTATGCCGTCCGCCAACAAGGCCGGATCGGTCTGGCAAGAGGCGGGTCGTGGCTGAGGGCCGCCGACGAAGCCGATCTGCCGGAGGTGCTGGCCTTTGTGCCGGCGATGTCTTTGCACTCCCTGGGCGATCCCGCTTTTCTGGCCGCCCATCGGGTCCGTTGTGCGTACATGACCGGGGCAATGGCCAACGCCATCGCCTCGGAGGAACTGGTGATCGCCGTGGGCCGGGCCGGTATGCTCGGCAGTTTCGGGGCGGCCGGTCTGGTGCCGGATCGGATCGCTGCGGCGATCGGACGCATTCAGGCGGCGCTGCCGGAGGGACCCTACGCCTTCAATTTGATCCACAGCCCCAGCGAACCGGCCCTGGAGGCGGGGGCGGTGCGGGTGTACCTCGAAGGTGGCGTGCGCACCGTCGAGGCGAGCGCCTACATCGATCTCACAGCCCAGATCGTTCACTACCGCGCGGCGGGGTTGGGGCTCGATCCGGCTGGGTGCATCACGATTGCCAACCGGGTGATTGCGAAGGTTTCCCGCCGGGAAGTGGCGGGCCGCTTTCTGCAGCCGGCACCTGAAGCTCTGCTGCGGCAACTGGTCGAGGCGGGTCGGATCTCGCCTTTGCAGGCGACCCTGGCGGGCAAAGTGCCGATGGCGGACGACATCACCGTCGAGGCGGATTCCGGCGGCCACACCGACAACCGTGCCCTGGTGTGCCTGCTGCCTTCGATCCTGGCGCAACGCGACGAGATCCAGGCACAACAGCGCTTTGCCCAGCCGACGCGCATCGGGGCAGCAGGCGGGATCGGCACGCCGCAGGCCGTTCTGGCGGCCTTCGTGATGGGGGCGGCGTACGTCGTGACCGGCTCGGTCAACCAGGCCTGCGTCGAGGCGGGTACCTCCGCCCACACCCGTGCCCTGCTGGCCAGGGCGGAGACGACCGATGTGACGATGGCCCCGGCGGCGGACATGTTCGAGGTGGGGGTCAGACTGCAGGTGCTCAAACGCGAAACCTTGTTTGCGATGCGCGCCCAGAAACTCTACGAGTTGTACAAGACCTACGGCGCTCTCGAAGAAATCCCGGCCGCCGAAATTCAAAAACTCGAATCCCAAATTTTCAAAAAAAGCCTCGAACAGATCTGGCAGGAAACCATTGCTTACTTCAGCCATCGCGATCCACAGCAAATCGAAAAAGCCGAGGGCAACCCCAGGCGCAAAATGGCCCTGATCTTTCGCTGGTATCTGGGTCTTTCTTCGCGCTGGTCTAACCTCGGCGAAAAGGGTCGGGAGATGGATTACCAGATCTGGTGCGGGCCAGCGATGGGTGCCTTTAACGATTGGGTCAAAGGCACCTACCTGGGCGTGCCTGAAAATCGCACAGTTGTCGATGTGGCTGGACAGTTGATGCTGGGAGCTGCTTTTTTGTACCGGGTGCAGCATTTAAGAAGCCAGGGTCTTCAACTGCCGCCCGCTTACTGCCGGTACTTTCCTACGCGTTAG